In Penaeus monodon isolate SGIC_2016 unplaced genomic scaffold, NSTDA_Pmon_1 PmonScaffold_20616, whole genome shotgun sequence, the following proteins share a genomic window:
- the LOC119569991 gene encoding gastrula zinc finger protein XlCGF8.2DB-like, with the protein MYNKDFSEKSSLAVYVRVHIKEKPYKCELCNKNFSLRANLVSHMRLRTEEKPYCEICNKAFSARGNFRVHTKENPYCEFFNKDFTQKSSLTKHMRVLTKEKSYSCEICNKVFSEKTHVVSHMKVHTKE; encoded by the exons ATGTATAACAAGGACTTCTCAGAAAAATCTAGTCTAGCAGTGTATGTGAGAGTACAtataaaggagaagccatacaaatgtGAGCTTTGTAACAAGAACTTTTCGCTTAGAGCTAATCTAGTGAGTCATATGAGATTACGCACAGAGGAGAAGCCATA ctgcgagatttgcaataaggccttttcTGCAAGAGGTAACTTTAGAGTACACACCAAGGAGAACCCATACTGTGAATTTTTTAACAAGGACTTCACACAGAAATCTAGTTTAACAAAGCATATGAGAGTACTCACAAAGGAGAAgtcatacagctgtgagatttgcaacaaggtcTTCTCTGAGAAAACTCATGTAGTAAGTCATATgaaagtacatacaaaagagtag